The region AGTTCCTGCATCAAGGCGAGGGACTCACGCGGGGTAAGGGCCTGCCCACGAATGCTTCCGTAGCGCGCCGCCAGGATACGCACTTGCTCCGGGTCCGTGATCAACTGGCCGACGCCCTGCACCTCCAGGTAGGCAACCTGCTGCTTCCCCTTGGGCGTCAGCAGCACGAACGGTCCGTCCACCCCGGAGTTCTCCTCGCAGTCCAACGGCAGCACTTGCAGGGTGATGTTGCGCAGACAGCCAGACTTCAGCAGGTGCTCCAACTGACCTTGTCGCACCTTGCATCCGCCGAGCTTGCGCCGCAGTACAGATTCGTCGATGACGGCCGTCACCATGGGCAGCGGCCACCGCGTCAGGATCTCCTGGCGCGCGAGCCGAGAGACCACCCGCTGTTCGATGGTCTCCTCGGACAACAGCGGCTGTCGACCGTTCAGCGGGGTCCGGACGAAGTCCTCGGTCTGCAACAACCCAGGCGGCGCGAGGGTACTGAAGAAGTTGATCTCAACCGCGCTCGCCTCCAGCCGCGCATAGTCCCTGAACCAGGCCGGATGCCGAACCCTCGCCTTCGCTTTGGCGGCCTCCACGTCCTCGATCGTGGCCGTCAACAGCCCCCCGGCATCCAGCAGTTCATCCGCAGTCTCCAGGAACTCCCGCTGCGGCGTCCGCCTCCCCCGCTCCAGCGACGAGACCAGATCCTCGCTGTATCCGAGCCGGTCCCCCAGTTCCTTCTGCGTGAGCCCGGCCCGCTCCCGAAGTACCTTGACCTGCTTGCCGATCGCGCGGTTCAGGTCGCCGGCCTGCTCACCCTCGTCGTACGTCTCCTGCGGCTCCGTCATCGTCATCCCAACACCCGCCCTGCGATCCCGCACCCCACCAGGTCACGGCCGACAGCCCGTACCGGACACCTTCCGTACCCGTACGCGCACTCTGCGTACCGAAGGATTCCCTGGTCAGGGTAGAGCGAGGCGGCCACGCTCAGTGACATGAAGTCAGAAATCTCCACCCGGCATTTCACCCAACTGCTCAGCGCCACGCCTCGCGGCGCCCGCCTGGCGCGGCTGCTGGCTGTGCGGCAACTCGACGAGTGGGGATGGCCGCCCAGCTGCGAGGTGAGCGAGTCCGCCGCGCTGGTCGTCGCCGAGTTGGCGGCGAACGCGGTCACGCACGGGCAGGTGAAGGGGCGCGGCTTCCGGCTCACGCTCACCGTCGAGGCGCCGGACACGCTCCGTATCGAAGTGGCCGACCCGCGAGGCGATCGGCGGCCCCTGGCCCGTCGTACCGCGAGTTCCACCGACGAGACGGGGCGCGGGTTGCTCCTCGTCGACGCGCTGACGGCCCGGTGGGGCACTGAGCCATGGCCGCCGTCCGGCAAGGTCGTGTGGGCGGAGATCGGCCTTCCGGGTCAAGCCCTCGGCCGGGCCGCGCAACCACTGGCCTGACACCGCGAAGCCCTCGCGTCGGTACCCGCGCGTCCGCCGAGTCCTCGAGACCGCATCGCCCCGGCCGCTCGGGGAGATCTTGACGGACGCGCGTGCGGACCCCGTTTCCCGAAATCGCCCCTCTCCGTGCGACGGACCCGCCGCCCCGCCCCGTAGAGCAGACGACATCAGCTCACAGGGAGGGGAACGCGACGTGGCAGGGCACAGAGTCAGAGGCGCCAGGGGTACGGCGATCGCGGCGGTGGCCATGGCGGCGCTGACCGCGTCACAGGCGCCGGGGGCGGTCCCGGCACGGGCCTCCGTACCCCCGCGGCAGGCGCCCGAGGAGCAGGGGCCGAGCGTGTCGGGCGACACCCGGTACCGCACCGACCTCCCGCCGCTGCGGACCCAGGAACGCAAGGGCCAGGCGTCGGTGGCGGGCGCCGCGCTGCCGGCGAGCGTGTTCGCCGCCTACCGGCACGCCGAGGCGGAACTCGCACACACCGCGCCCGGCTGCCGGCTGCGGTGGCAGTTGCTGGCCGCTATCGGCCAGGTGGAGTCCGGGCAGGCGCGCGGCGGTCGGGTGACGGCGGACGGTACGACCGTGGCCCCCATCCTCGGGCCGCGGCTGGACGGCGGCGCCTTCGCCGTCATGCGGGACACCGACGGCGGCGCGTACGACGGGGACGCGACCTACGACCGGGCGGTCGGACCGATGCAGTTCATCCCGTCGACCTGGGCCCGCTGGGGCACGGACGGCAACGGCGACGGGCGGGCCGACCCGGACAACGTCTTCGACGCGGCGCTCGCCGCCGGGCGCTACCTGTGTGCGGGCGGACGGGACCTCTCCGACCCGGCCGAGCTGGACCGGGCGGTCCTCGGCTACAACCACTCGGAGGCGTATCTGCGCACGGTCAGGGCCTGGTACGCGTACTTCCTGGATGGGTACCGAGTGGCGCCGGACAGCTCCGCGAAGTCCCCGGCGCACCCGGAACCGTCGCGGCCGCCGTCCACGCCGAAGCCCTCGGCGACACCGTCCGCCCGTCCGAGCGCCGTCCCCTCCCCGACACCGTCCGCACATCCCTCGCCGACCCCCGGCACGTCCGGTCCGGCGGACGGGGCCACTCCGCCGGAGAAGCCCCAACTCCCCCCGCCCGGCGCGGACATCGAACTGCCCGGCGACGACCTGCTGCCCAGCGGCGGTCCGCTGACCAGTAACAGCGGGGACTCGACGGCCTCCGCCCCCTCCACAACCGCGACTACCGGGCGGTAATGTCACCACCCGCCGGACGGCACGGGACCGGCGGGTGAGCGCAAAGGGGCCCTCATGGCGACG is a window of Streptomyces sp. NBC_00271 DNA encoding:
- a CDS encoding helix-turn-helix domain-containing protein yields the protein MTMTEPQETYDEGEQAGDLNRAIGKQVKVLRERAGLTQKELGDRLGYSEDLVSSLERGRRTPQREFLETADELLDAGGLLTATIEDVEAAKAKARVRHPAWFRDYARLEASAVEINFFSTLAPPGLLQTEDFVRTPLNGRQPLLSEETIEQRVVSRLARQEILTRWPLPMVTAVIDESVLRRKLGGCKVRQGQLEHLLKSGCLRNITLQVLPLDCEENSGVDGPFVLLTPKGKQQVAYLEVQGVGQLITDPEQVRILAARYGSIRGQALTPRESLALMQELLGEP
- a CDS encoding ATP-binding protein: MKSEISTRHFTQLLSATPRGARLARLLAVRQLDEWGWPPSCEVSESAALVVAELAANAVTHGQVKGRGFRLTLTVEAPDTLRIEVADPRGDRRPLARRTASSTDETGRGLLLVDALTARWGTEPWPPSGKVVWAEIGLPGQALGRAAQPLA
- a CDS encoding lytic murein transglycosylase, which encodes MAGHRVRGARGTAIAAVAMAALTASQAPGAVPARASVPPRQAPEEQGPSVSGDTRYRTDLPPLRTQERKGQASVAGAALPASVFAAYRHAEAELAHTAPGCRLRWQLLAAIGQVESGQARGGRVTADGTTVAPILGPRLDGGAFAVMRDTDGGAYDGDATYDRAVGPMQFIPSTWARWGTDGNGDGRADPDNVFDAALAAGRYLCAGGRDLSDPAELDRAVLGYNHSEAYLRTVRAWYAYFLDGYRVAPDSSAKSPAHPEPSRPPSTPKPSATPSARPSAVPSPTPSAHPSPTPGTSGPADGATPPEKPQLPPPGADIELPGDDLLPSGGPLTSNSGDSTASAPSTTATTGR